One Dioscorea cayenensis subsp. rotundata cultivar TDr96_F1 chromosome 17, TDr96_F1_v2_PseudoChromosome.rev07_lg8_w22 25.fasta, whole genome shotgun sequence DNA window includes the following coding sequences:
- the LOC120281300 gene encoding LOW QUALITY PROTEIN: boron transporter 4-like (The sequence of the model RefSeq protein was modified relative to this genomic sequence to represent the inferred CDS: deleted 1 base in 1 codon), whose protein sequence is MDHIKSPFKGVSEDFKGRAACYKQDWVRGFHSGFRLISQALMRLCVCSVMFLMIFLSETDGALSTVETLASTAICGIIHAILGGQPMLIVGVAEPTVIMYTYLYNFAKHRSDLGGRLYLAWAGWVCIWTACFLFLLAMFNASAIISRFTRVAGELFGMLITVLFIQEAIKGIVSEFNIPKGEDHSQSLYQFHWLYTNGLLGIIFSIGLLYTALKSRRARSWRYGTGWFRSFIADYGVPLMVLVWTAMSYAVPNKVPSGVPRRLFSPLPWEAESLHHWTVAKGNHDLLSVPPTYIFAALIPAVMVAGLYFFDHSVASQMAQQKEFNLRNPPSYHYDILVLGLMVLICGLLGIPPSNGVLPQSPMHTKSLAVLKRQLIRKKMVNCAKESIRQKASSTEIFGKMEEIFIEMDERRTPTITVDKELKDLKDAVMRNEDNGMELNGPFDPEKHIDAHLPVRVNEQRVSNLLQSLLVGACVGAMPFIKKIPTSVLWGYFAYMAIDSLPGNQFWERLLLLFITPRRRFKVLEGPHASFVETVPFKATAAFTIFQFVYLLLCFGVTWIPIAGILFPLPFFLLIIIRQHVLPKFFRRHHLSELDAAEYEEFCATPRRNGSFSFHDCEESETGSGNDSVEVCDAEILDALTTSRGEFKRRSVSFNDRSLQVHPEQVPQK, encoded by the exons ATGGATCACATTAAGAGTCCATTCAAGGGAGTTAGTGAAGATTTCAAAGGAAGAGCAGCATGTTATAAGCAAGATTGGGTTCGTGGATTCCATTCAGGCTTCAGGTTGATCTCTCAGGCACTCATGAGGCTTTGTGTTTGCTCTGTTATGTTTCTTATGATTTTTCTTTCTG AGACAG ATGGGGCATTGAGCACAGTTGAAACTTTAGCTTCTACTGCCATTTGTGGCATAATACATGCAATTCTTGGTGGACAACCCATGCTGATTGTTGGAGTCGCTGAGCCAACAGTGATAATGTACACATACTTATACAAT TTTGCCAAGCATCGTTCTGATCTGGGTGGGCGTCTCTATTTGGCCTGGGCTGGATG GGTTTGTATCTGGACCGCttgcttcctttttcttcttgcaATGTTCAATGCTTCTGCCATTATCAGTAGATTTACTAGAGTTGCAGGAGAACTCTTTGGGATGTTGATCACTGTTCTCTTCATTCAAGAAGCTATCAAG GGTATTGTTAGTGAGTTCAATATACCAAAGGGTGAAGACCACAGTCAATCTCTTTACCAATTCCATTGGCTATATACAAATGGATTATTGGGCATCATATTCTCAATCGGCTTATTATACACAGCATTGAAAAGCAGGAGGGCGAGGTCATGGCGTTATGGCACAG GTTGGTTTAGAAGTTTCATTGCTGACTATGGAGTCCCCTTGATGGTCCTAGTGTGGACAGCAATGTCATATGCAGTCCCAAACAAAGTTCCTTCTGGTGTTCCAAGGAGGCTGTTCAGTCCACTTCCATGGGAAGCAGAATCATTGCATCATTGGACTGTTGCAAAAGGTAATCAT GATCTGCTGTCTGTTCCCCCCACATACATATTTGCTGCTCTGATACCAGCTGTAATGGTTGCGGGACTATACTTTTTCGATCATAGTGTTGCTTCGCAAATGGCCCAGCAGAAGGAATTTAACCTGAGAAATCCTCCTTCTTACCATTATGATATACTGGTCCTTGGTCTTATG GTTTTGATTTGTGGGTTGCTAGGAATACCCCCTTCTAATGGGGTCCTACCTCAGTCACCTATGCACACTAAAAGCCTGGCAGTTCTCAAGAGACAG TTAATCCGTAAGAAGATGGTCAATTGTGCCAAGGAGAGCATAAGACAGAAGGCTAGCAGCACAGAAATCTTCGGGAAAATGGAAGAGATTTTCATAGAAATGGATGAACGGCGTACTCCT ACAATAACAGTGGATAAGGAGCTCAAGGACCTTAAGGATGCAGTTATGAGAAATGAAGACAATGGCATGGAATTGAATGGTCCTTTTGATCCAGAGAAGCACATTGATGCCCACCTACCTGTTCGAGTCAATGAGCAAAGAGTCTCCAATTTATTACAGTCCCTTTTGGTTGGAGCTTGTGTAGGAGCTATGCCATTTATCAAGAAGATACCAACATCTGTTCTTTGGGGATATTTTGCTTACATGGCCATTGACAGTCTTCCCGGGAATCAGTTCTGGGAGAGGCTATTACTTCTATTCATTACTCCTCGCCGCCGGTTCAA GGTTCTTGAAGGTCCTCATGCTTCATTTGTGGAGACAGTACCCTTTAAGGCAACAGCAGCATTCACAATCTTCCAATTTGTGTACCTTCTACTTTGCTTTGGTGTGACATGGATACCGATCGCAGGAATATTGTTTCCATTACCATTTTTCCTCCTGATTATTATTAGACAGCATGTTCTACCAAAGTTCTTTAGACGGCATCACTTGTCGGAACTGGATGCAGCCGAGTATGAAGAATTCTGTGCAACACCTCGCCGTAACGGCAGCTTTTCATTCcat GACTGCGAAGAATCCGAAACTGGCAGTGGCAATGACAGTGTGGAAGTTTGTGATGCTGAGATTCTAGATGCTCTAACAACCAGCAGAGGAGAGTTTAAACGTAGATCTGTTAGCTTCAATGATAGGTCCCTGCAG GTTCATCCAGAGCAGGTCCctcaaaagtaa